The DNA sequence ccaatttttccttgaataaaatacttcaaatcaatactcgtcaatggtttgatttccaggtagtggaggagtcacatcggtctcgcttaaaacccacagccttacaagttctatgaacccgttgttgacaaaatcgccccatgtcagaaataaagaaaattcgtattttattccgtgtttcataaacacgagaatctcatgatcgtttgttaattttaaatcttgagtcgttacagattttatcttgtttaaaggcatggcatgggtgatgtatctaatacatacatgcatcattaatctaattaaaacatgcattttctactctacacatactatttatacatcatatgaaaagtgcgtaaagtaaacgtgcaatagttatggcccaatcctatgtgatcttttcaggctaatgaaaagatcaaggtcaatctatggtgtaaaaataactattacatatgtcttctctattgcttccattgtctccttggcctccataggatgcctcctatttcccttgtccttcttggatgttacattaagaattatactaatgaacttacaaaagaatTCGACTGAaattcgagataaaacaactacaaatagaaaacgacatgcaagtcgtatttattacaaaccaaaagaataaaccattacaactaaggtcttaaggccataactatgcaccatgctcaagtaaccattaaagaacatgatatatcatataaagatgacatactatttatcacttatcatgatccaatcaagaataattaattagtaaagcatatgtcataagcacaaattaaaaacaaaaccctaagcacgcggatcgacctccgcggtgaggtcgctgggggggttcgggggggcagcgagccccccgatggcggaaatttttgcaaaatcaagtatcagaatacaagcaaaacatgtatcagaatacaattccagaagcatgtatcagtatacacacgatccatatcccagttaccaaaaacatgtatcagtatacatattttaagagatcgcatacatatgagttatggaagatcttaaacatactagtatcatcatatagatcattaacagatttatcatatcattcatataacataactgttatcatggtagactcatataacataactgttatcatggcagactcatcacacatgcatacttgtaaaaatacagtaaacacgtaaccaaatcagccccttatacacgtagctctgatgccattgttgggttccgaaggcataaaacgcagcggataaacgtaaataaaacataaatttcgaaacccaaaacaggatccatgtataattatgggcagattatggagataacgaatcatacctttcaagagcttaactttcacgaactcaacggagatcctagctatcacgctttgtgtctacctctcggagaaacacctctatggtatccacacgagcaccttcaagaacgtctcacgaacttgactacggaatggatgtactagcatccttcttgacgatctgaattgcctctgcctctctttgctgctagggtttttttcttaaaaacgtacaagcctctttaacctatcattatctatttataatggctgattaaaaaggcccataatagcaaagcccaaccctagtaggtattggattaaataataaaaacaaatttctattatttaattaataactaagtcatacttaattattatgggcaaaaacattccttttaattcgaatttatattatctcaattaagtcttacttaattatcataaaattcaaataatcatcaattaatttaaatctataatttaaattaactattccattaagtgctctatttgtgcgaccctataggctattatttaattgacaataattttattctctaataaaattataaataatgagcgttatctagtaatacatcattgttacccaattaaataataattaaatcgcgattagataaaacctttcgtgattaatatttttcgtgtaatataatccctttaaccatatatATTATAGAAgaaactcgaggcatgtatttagtcatcctcttcaacatttaatccgggtttacttgatccatgagtagattatcgagacaaatcattatttgagcatggccatgcttttataatctcactcaatcaagaggacaataatatctctcctaattataggagggttaaatcctttatctatcattcatatttctcatacgactcatgatatacccgatgtccacttttatcatcacccgatcaaaagtaacttttaatgtagtcaaagtatattaatcctcgtatagaaatataatgatttcaagtcaaaggatcgttacaccattatcactgtgagtctttcttatgactttattaaacatgaagaatctcactgtgagtctgtccagtaccatgtactctcacatgtacctatgtattgactttagtatccccatacttataaccaatgagatgtggttatcttgtcaaacaatatactagtctatctatgtattattattgtcctatataataatactcgactagggacctttaagaatatgatatattatataatctcaagttcaagtcatgtacttaaactatacaatttgtatcatgattctaaggacatttattatgctaacaaaatatcgcagtaattaaggtcataataaatacatttattgaatgatcaactgacataaagattataaaagaataatgtattgcctctagggcacctacactaacaatatATATATCCAACATTACTCCCCCTTAATCTGAAACATATTTGTTCAGCTTCTTAACACCCAATAATTCCCTCATTTTTTCAAATCTAGCAGTAGACAATGCCTTGGTTAGAATGTCTGCCCTTTGTTCGCTAGTCCCAATATATTTAATGACAATTTTTCCCTTCTCTACACAATCTCTGATAAAATGAAAGCGCAGGTCTATGTGTTTACTCCTTCCGTGGAACACCGGATTTTTCGCTAAGTATATGGCTGACCGATTATCAATATAGAGTACAACTGGCCCAATATTCACATACATGATTTTACCCAGTAAATTTTTGAGCCAAATACCTTGACAGGCTGCAGCTGTTGCAGCCATAAACTTTGCTTCACAGGAAGAAAAAGCAACACATCGTTGTTTTTGGATACCCAGGTGACCAGACTTTCACTCAAATAGAATGCCATACTGCTCGTGCTTTTCCGATCATCCACATTACCTCCAAGACCACTGTCCGAGTAGCCAGATAATAGATGATTCCCAGAATTCTCGGTATATAACAGGCCATACTCTAGTGTACCACTCACATAACGTAGAATCCGTTTAACTGCATTCAGATGTTGCACCATTGGCCTCTCCATGTAACGACTTACCATGCCTACTGCATACGATAGATCGGGTCTAGTATGTACTAGATACCTCAGCCCTCCCACTAAACTCTTATATGCTGTTGAATCAACCGCTTTTCCAGTATCATCCTTACTCAGCTGTGCCTTGGGTTCCATTGGATATCGTGTTGGATTACAACCCAACATGCCAGCCTTCTTTAACAGTCCTTTTGCATATCCCGTCTGTCTCAGTTCTATATTTCCACGCTTCTGATTTACCTCGATACCAAGATAATATGAGAGCTTTCCTAAGTCACTCATATCAAATTCTTTCATCATTTGATCCTTGAACTTCTGTACATTTTCCGCACTCGACCCCGTGATCAAAAGATCATCAACATACACCCCAATTATCAAGAATTCGTGGCCTTCTCATTTAGTATAGACAGCATGTTCATATGGACACTTTTCGAAGCCCAAACTCTCCAAACATTGCCTCAATCGCGTATACCAAGCCCGTGGGGCTTGTTTGAGCCCATACAAAGCCTTCAACAAACGATATACTTTATGCTCTTGATTTTTCTTTTCAAATCCCTCAGGTTGCAACACGTACACTTCCTCTTGAATATCCCCATTCAGAAAGGCTGATTTTACGTCCATATGATGTACTTCCCACCCATATTTTGCTGATAATGCCAAGATTAAACGCACTATTTCCATTCTTGTGACGGGAGCAAAGACTTCCTCATAGTCAATCCCCTGTTGCTGAACATACCCCTTGGCCACCAGTCGTGCTTTGTACTTTGTCACATTTCCATTCATATCCTTCTTCACTTTAAAGACCCACTTCAAGCCTATAACTTTATGTCCTTGTGGTAGATCAGTTAACACCCACGTATTATTTTTCTCAATCGAGCTTAATTCTATTTTTATGGCACTTCTCCACTCCTTTTCTTTTACAGCTTGACCATAAGATGAAGGTTCCTCAGCTGACAGCATAAGcatctcctcatcaatctttaTCTCTTCTGTTTCATCATAGATATCACTCAACAATCTAAGCTTTCTCGGTTCGCTGCTTACATCTGATGCTATTGAACTCACGCTTTCATCTTCTATAGTAGAGTTAGCTGATGAGCCAAGCTGACTAGACACAGGCGTATGCACACTACCGGACATAGGCGTGTGCACAGGTGTATGCACCGGTGTGTGCATAGGTGTACCTGCCTCACTCCCATTTTCTGGATTTTCATTCTCTAATGAATCTGTATTTATCGTAATGTACGAGTTTGGAAATCTCACCTCCTCATCATTCTTGTATTTCTTCTCCCATGGCTAGACCTCATTTTCTTGATATATCACATATCTGCTAACGTGCAATCGCCCAGTGATTGGATCATACAAACGACTGGCTTTTGTGCCCGGCTCCTTTCCCAAATATATCACAACTTTACTCCTATCGTCCAGCTTCTTGACATGGACCTGAGGTATCTTCATATATGCAAGGCACCCAAATAAACATACATGTTCAAGATTAGGTTTTTTACCTTTCCAGGCTTCATAAGGCGTCATATTTGAAAGAGCTCTCGTAGGTAGTCTGTTGAGAAGATAGATAGATTGACGAACTGCTTCACCCCATATAAAGGCAGGCAATTTTGTTCCTTTCAACAGACTTCTGGTCATTGCTGCAACCGTTCTATTCCGTCGCTCGACCACCCCATTTTTTTGTGGGGTGTATGGAGCGGTGAACTGTCTAGCTATGCCAGCTTTCTCACAATAATTTGTGAATTCACTCGAACAAAACTCTCCTCCTCTATCTGTTCTAAACATCTTTATTTGTTTGTTGATTTCTTTCTTAACTAGACTTCTGAAATTTTTAAACGCATCAAAGACCTCACTTTTCTCCTTTAGCATGTATACCCACATTTTACGAGTATAATCATCAACCAATAAGAAAAAATACTTGTTTCCGGCAGGGTTTGGTGGAGATATCGGTCCACATATATCTCCGTGTATTAATTCCAATGGTTTCTTGGCGTGTTAAGTGGTTTGATTTGAAAATGCCTTTCTCACTTGCTTTGACATAAAACACCCCTCACATGTCTTCTTTGGTTGCACAAAAACTGGTATACCATACGCCATTCTTTCTTTTGATATTTGAGTTAAGGCCTAAAAATTCACATGCCCGAGTCTTGTATGCCATAGCCAAGTGTTCTCTTCAGTCTTTGCTATCATGCACATGGATGTGATTTCTTCCAAACATATTTTATATAACCTGTTGACTGATCTTTTCACACGCATCAGGAGTCTCCCTCTTCCGTCATAGATCCACAAATTTTCCCCATCCAGAACTACCTTGTTGCCATCTTCAGACATCTGTCCTAGACTTATGATGTTGTTTCACAGCTTTGGTATGAAATACACATCTCGTAGTAGCTTCTCTTCTCTATTCTTACACTTAAATGCAACCGTCCCCTTTCCCTTTATGTCAACAGTAGAGCCATCTCCAAACTTCACCACCCCTGTCATATTTTCCTTTTTGCCCGGTCATATGATTACTGGCACCATTATCGAGGTACCAGACTTGTGACTCTCGCCATTCATCTGTTGCCTTCAGTTCTGGAACCACTTTCTCTTCATTCAACATAATCATTTCTGACTTACTACTTCCACACTCTACAAGTAAGAGTGCAGGctcttcttcttcaattttaGACAGGTTGCTTTCTCTTTGCACGTCCCTTACATCCCTCCGAGGCTTACGACATTCATACGCGAAGTGCCCGTAGTTTTGACAATTGAAGCATCTAAGTTTGCTTCTATCTCTGCTTCCCCGATTCCCATCTCGTCCTTTAAAATCAGTGCCACCTCTTGCTCCCTCTCTATTGGTTTTCTTTAACCACTCTTCTCGAGTCATCAGCAATTGTCCATCGTTCCTTTCCCTCTTTCTCCAATCCTCTTCTGTCAATAGTAGCTGTCCTGGACTTGTCTCAGATTGTCCGCGAAGCCTTTCTTCATGTGCTTTGAGCGAACCCATGACCTCTTCTATTGACATCTCCTCCAGATTCCCAAACTGCTCAATGGCAGATGCGATTTGTAAGAACTTGGAGGGAACTGCCCTGAGCATTTTCTTCACCACATACGCTTcttccatcttttctcccaacGCTCTAATGTTAGTTACCAAGCTGTTCAATTTTACATAGAAATCATCCAATTGTTCTGCTTCTTTAATCTGCAAGGATTCGAACTCCCCCTTGAGCGTTTGTGCTCTTGCCCTTTTGACCTTATCTGCTCCCAAACTCACAGTTTTAATGGCATCCCAAGCCTCCTTTGCCGTACCCTTCTCAGCAATTGACATTAGTAGTTCCTCCGATATTCTTTGATAGATGATTGCGAGAGCTCGTTTGTCGAccttgtcttcaatattacttTTCCCATCTTTAGTCTCCTTAGGTTTTATGGCCTCCCACACACCATGAGCTTGCATAAAAACCCTCATTTTTACGCCCATGCTGCATAGTTGGTCTTTGTCAACATTGGATAACTAAGTCCAAAAGAACTCTCCCTTTGTTTGGTTGTCGTCTCCATTGTAAAGCAAATTCAGATTCCACCAGGTGCAAGGCTCTGATACCACGTGAAGAATACAAGTTTAGCAAATGATAATAACAGTAGTGCAAAGATGTAAAAGCTGTATGCAAGACACTGTTATCGGTTTTTCTTAGATACAAATACATATATAGAAAGTAAGTCACCAGAGAATGCTAAAATCTCGCACACTAATTCTACCAGACTCGTATAATCACTCCATTACTTTATTACTGAATCAACTCTCCTACAATCACTCTACTAACAGAATATCAAATCATTCAGCGAACAACTTCCATATTTCATAGAATATGTTTTAGATTAAATATATATATCCAACAGAAGTTTGAATAAATCTCTTTTTATGGTTGGGGAAATTGGAAGAAATGACTACAATTATGCATTCTTCGAAGGCAAAACTATTGAAGAGGCGCAACTTATGGTGCCTGAAGTTATTGATGCCATCAAGAATGCTGTAAAAGTAAGTCTTATGGTGTTAAGTGTTGTTGTTAGTCTACATTTcagtttaaatattatttttcctCAAGTCCTATCATGCTTAACAGTTTTTGCATATTTCAGAGAGTTGTTGATTTAGGGGCCGAAAGAGTAATTGTTCCGGGAGTTTTTCCATTGGGCTGTTTCCCAGTGTACCTGATGCTCTTCAAAAGTAATAACGAGTCTGCCTATGACGAACATCACTGTCTGATAGAGTTCAATGATTTTATAGCATTTCACAACGAGTATCTACAGCAAACTATAATCACCTTGCAAAAGGAAAATCCCAACACTACAATTGTGTATGCCGATTACTACAAAGCCTTCAAATGGGTTCTTCATAATGCTCCGCAGCTAGGTAATTGTTATTAGAGATGAAGTCTGTGTACTTCTGTGTACTTGTTGTCCACAAGACTAATTACGTTCATAAAACTAATCATTCACATCTCAAAAACAATATTGTAATTCACATGTCTGTATCAGAAGTTTGTTGTGGAGACACTGGTCCTTCCTGAACTGCGGCTCCGTCCTTTGATGGTTGTGGAAACACAAACGGTATCGTATGTTCAAATCCTGAACAATATATCAGCTGGGACGGAATGCATTTCACTCAGAAAGCTCACAGAATTTTAGCCGCTCGGGTAATAGCGGATTTGATACCAAAGCTTAATTGTTCTGTTGGAGTTGAGGATTATTTAGTTGGGTTCACTTCACCGGAATGGAATAAAGAATGAAAATTAGAATGGATAAATGAGGACAAACTACAGCTCCAACTATTAgcatatgttttgttttatttatttcagtTACCATTGTCTCTTGTCGACACCTGTTTTCATATAATAAGTTAAGAACATCAGGGGAATAGCTGGTATTTCTCAGACGGTTATTGGTTTGCCGTGTGTTTAAGCTGAGCTCATGTATTTCTTCTTCTGCAAATCATATCTGCCATTAGATTCGAGCAATCTCTCCACTTGGCCTCTGTAACACTGGTCCAGATGCCGAGATTTGGACTATCCTTCTTTTACCTGTGCTATCCTTCTTTTGTCTGGTTTGGCagaaaattaaaattaaacaaatAAACACGTTAAGGTTCATTTTGCGCAATTAGCATTAAAAAAGGTTGCTAAGCATCTTGTCATAAGTGTGTGTGATAAGACCAAACAATTTTGTAAAGAGTTTTATATCAAAGTATTTATTGTTCTTGTCAAAAATTAGTAAATGGTTATCCAATCTTGATGGGGACTCATTTTAGATACTATAATCACTTTATATATCACTATAAAGAATTTCTAAATGAAATAGATCTAAAATTTAATGAACCGATGATAGATTTGTTAGAAGAATTAATAGTCAAGaagcataatttttttttataattcaTGTGAATGACATGTCATTGCTAATTAGGATTCCAATAATTTTCAATTAATTTTTTTCAAGATGTAACAAAATGATATATATTTTGCTTCTAGTGGCCAAAACAAATCCCCGTGGAGATCGGTTAGCAACTTGATAGTTTtttagaaggggggttgaatgtaaatctcaaaactttttaaaattttgagtagtttctaaggctaagtgttttagtgagcaaatgtgtgtgaatggctagaagctgatacagacagatatatattcaaacacaaatgtaaagaacacaaagaacttaaaaacttttctggtggatttgttgttccaccagagatgtgttatttcagaaaatctgtgattcaaagaattaaatcacagctgcttcctagtacaaactagatgattttctctctggatttttctaaacagctcttgaaaattcacatctaattactagctgctacttggtttatatatcaccaagtttacaagtgaagacaaaactgtataatacaattaaaaggctcttcacatgtttcttcttcatttctctatccaatgcaatttaggtttagctgttaatctttgaatactcccttgtttgcaccagaatggaaatgctgcattttcttgattcctcctagaggctgccacattccagtttgtctctgtcaacccatgtgcctctgtcagcttatgaattgtcactatcgactgctattgaactaagcatccgttgaagctttcatccgttgatgccttatccgttgagactttatccgttgaagctttatccgttgatgcattagcagttgaagtctttatccgttgaagcacttatccgttgatggatattatccgttgaagctttagagacatccgttgaagctttgtttcttatcctgttaggtcacactttcactgtagagggggtgaatacagtgtttattacaatcaaatcaaacttcaagaacttatgtaacagaaaacaaactttattgaaacaataaactctgttacaatctggaactgttatctctcagtgatgaataaaatatcacgagagctgctagggttatagtaaataatattctcgataatgataacacttatagtgtaaaccctatgtctgtgtttatatactacacagttacaagataatcgctaattgatatggaatataattctgcttcctaaaatatatcaatcagatatcttctattccaagtattccattctttatggaattccttcttcatgcatatctcttcttatgtttatcttgatcttcttaactttaatcagctactgtccttatctgatcgtccttcagcacttaagttccgatatctatctcctgatgcttatctcctgataacataagtactgatatcccttaagttctgtcgtccagtataagtactgatcagttaagtactgatttgtcctgttcaaataagatctgaaatctaaacataaaacatattagccatgacattatcaaatatatctaacaatctcccccaacttgtaaattagcaaaatatacaagtttaacagatatttgatgatgtcaaaaacattaagtacaaatgcatgagaaatagacaagataactacaacttacagtccttaaagtttttaccaattcaacttctgataacaacttcaatctgtataaatatcagaatttaagcagttgtagatcttcgacttggcttcatcattttctgatctctctgatgtcaggagttgttctgagataattcttcaacaaacatttctcagcatatctgagttcatcaatcattctccgtttgacatctttaagctctgcagtatcttcaccagtttgaaatattgcagctctgagatcattaatctttgcttttctcaactcccgatctagtcttatgacataagctttgttagactctagattgaattcaagccccttaataccaagatatgttctgatctgtgcagtattaggcttcatatcaacaatatccccattgtgatctctgtactttggaacatatctgctgtcagacttaacagaataaagccttttctgtctctgaatctgttcctttaagtagtttgcagcagtctctgttattctgtcatccacttgaagtaagaaaagtacatgctccaattcttcaaaatacttcaaaggaatggcattttgtcttatatgataaaccctaccatctgtcatgaaatacaacatgatgtattctttcaagtaggtatggtaaaccatctgtacagattctaattgattcaatctctcaggagttgctccaatacctggttcactcaagaaagttggatcatcggtagtgttgtgtactcttctttcatcagcacttcccaatccagttttatctctagcttcctttccagtaactactcttgcttcaaaaccacttggagtagtcttcaaagattgagtctgttttgctttagtgaatcctggtaggagtgttttagatttattttctgatat is a window from the Apium graveolens cultivar Ventura chromosome 1, ASM990537v1, whole genome shotgun sequence genome containing:
- the LOC141706776 gene encoding GDSL esterase/lipase At5g03980-like, translating into MVGEIGRNDYNYAFFEGKTIEEAQLMVPEVIDAIKNAVKRVVDLGAERVIVPGVFPLGCFPVYLMLFKSNNESAYDEHHCLIEFNDFIAFHNEYLQQTIITLQKENPNTTIVYADYYKAFKWVLHNAPQLGNCY